A stretch of DNA from Apis cerana isolate GH-2021 linkage group LG8, AcerK_1.0, whole genome shotgun sequence:
tttaaatgattaataaagttattgtttatatatttattaaattatatattatatattattaatattattaaattaccttTAATCGCGCCAATTGTGAGCACATTGAGGATTGCAACATCTGTAGAACGTTGTCATAGGCTCATCAGCGGATCTTGTTTGAATCTGCATGAAATATGCTCGTGGATGAGAACATTTTGGACATCGTTCGTCTGTAGAATCAACGTTGTCCCAAGCTTCGCTTCCACCTAGTACATCATcaacttcttttaattttggatATGTACGACtgcttaattttctttcaatattaaatacgtAAGGACATGTGCTACACGCAAAACGTAATCCTGCCAAAGCTTCTTCCACTCGAAGCACATTACCACATGTTGGACAAAACATCAACATCGTGCAAGTACACCTAATTctgtatatagaataaataataataaacaatcaattgtttaattgttatataaagattattgttctttattttgattactataatttttaaataatagaaatacagAATAGAAAAGATAGTTTGATCGAATAAAGTAAAATCTCtttcatacaaattatatacataaaaattaaatattattcacatGTATATCCGCCTTTTCTGTTgtcaagatttttataaatttataagaaaatttgattattattaatttaaagtacttattatagattttaaattattttatattttattttataaacaattattgaaatttaattattattaattttttttaaatataaaaataattcataaaaatattatagaaaatcatgtattatattatattaacatattatgtttagataatttatgctgaaaattatgaaatttcaattataatatattaataattttttatgtgcgaaaatttaataataaaattgttttgacaaataaattcatagaatgtttaaattgtaatatatgatttattatttctaggtTTTCAGTCATGAATGATTGAGTCgagtttttaaatgaattttatttcattgaatgaaagaaacaaaataaaattaaattattaaaaatacataaaaatacaaaacataaattagatataagaaattcttattgtatatttcaacATGTTTCAACGGTATGTCCATAACCTATTTTAACtggtataattattaagaattatcagattttaagattaataatttaaattttttatatataatttataaattttatatatatttcagttataaaaatttatgtttagcATCAAATATACAATCAAGATATAAAAgcttattatcaaaaattgaaatgaaggaaaaacaaaatttgttatttgaaaaagagaagaaacaaCAAAGGATGACAATAGGGAGGATTGAAAAGATAGAAGTCAAATATCAATCTCCTGTAGAAGAAATAACtcttataatgaataaatgtaTATCAACTCCTACAGATTGTGCAAGACATATCTCTGAAGGTTTATCTAAAGTATCTGCTCTTGCTTTAGTCGATGGATCACCATGGGATATGAACAAACCTTTAACATCAgactgtaaattaaaattattaaatttgcttAGTCCAGAAAACAAAGTAGTGAATGCAGCATTTTGGCGAACTTGTTCCTTTATTTTGGGTGCTGTTATAGATATGGCATTTAAAccagatataaaaattcatttacataGTTTCCCAATACCAATCATAAAATCAGGCAGTTTCATATATGATGTATatcttgatttaattaattggaaacCTACAGATCAAGAAATGCGTGCATTATCTGCTCAGTTTATAAAACTAGTAAATCAGGAATTACCTATAGAGAGGATAGATACTACAGAAAGCATAGCACTTGATATATTCCAAAATAATCCTATAAAATTAACGCAAATAccagaaattgtaaaatctaacaacaataaaattactttgtaTAGAATTGGAAATCATATAGATATTAGTAAGGGACCTATGATAGGAAATACTTCATTAGTAGGACGCTGTACGATTACCGCTGTTCATGAAGTTCCGGATAAAGAAAAACTATATAGATTTCAAGGTATAGCATTACCTAAAGGAATTCTTTTGAATCAATTTGCTTATGGTTTGTTGGAAAATCGCGCTAAGAAATTGAATACTACAACATGGTCAATTTTATCGGAAACAAATTACGAGGAAGAAAGTTTACCCGAAAGTTTTACCGAAATGTAtagtagaaattaatttttatataaaatatatacttattttaaataaaagtgtaTACTTTTGGTATTCATCTTCGTAATTccttattatatgtataatatgttataataaaataatgtttgtatatatatattaatttttgtcattCATATacataaagtattttattattcttttaccaatatctattattaaatattttacttgtgtatatatatatatatatatatatatacacatatatatatatatatatatatacacatatatacacacacatatagctaatacaataaaaattaatataagatatataattgtataatttcaatatatatacatatatatacacgcgtatgtatgtgtatatatgtatacgtgtatatGATTACGAATGTATGtgcttacaatattttatagtgtaatattttaatgtaaaaaccGAGGTAATTCACAAATTTTGACATACATGTCGTGGGCTACGCAATTCCCACACAAAATTACCAGGTAATCTATTAGCTATCGACGCTGAGCATATGACATTCATTCGTAAATAGAGCTGCTGATTCTTGTGTGTTTTCGACTCATTGGTTTCAAATTCAtcagatt
This window harbors:
- the LOC107996986 gene encoding large ribosomal subunit protein mL39; the protein is MFQRYKNLCLASNIQSRYKSLLSKIEMKEKQNLLFEKEKKQQRMTIGRIEKIEVKYQSPVEEITLIMNKCISTPTDCARHISEGLSKVSALALVDGSPWDMNKPLTSDCKLKLLNLLSPENKVVNAAFWRTCSFILGAVIDMAFKPDIKIHLHSFPIPIIKSGSFIYDVYLDLINWKPTDQEMRALSAQFIKLVNQELPIERIDTTESIALDIFQNNPIKLTQIPEIVKSNNNKITLYRIGNHIDISKGPMIGNTSLVGRCTITAVHEVPDKEKLYRFQGIALPKGILLNQFAYGLLENRAKKLNTTTWSILSETNYEEESLPESFTEMYSRN